The Halomonas sp. 'Soap Lake #6' genomic sequence GCAGAAACATGGTTGCCTGCTCACCTGTCTCACCTTTAAAGCGAATGTAAGGCTCAATCACAAACTCGGTGCCTCTCTCTTTTAAGCGCTCGGCCAGGGCTTCCCATTCATCCCACTCCAAAATGACGCCAAAGTGCGGCACTGGCACGTTATGACCATCAACCGGATTAGTATGAGCGCTCTCTTGGCCGGGGGTTTTCGGGTGTTCGTGGATGACTAATTGATGACCGAAGAAGTTAAAGTCGACCCAGTGGTCGCTAGAACGCCCCTCTTCAAGGCCAAAGACATCATTATAAAATGCACGGGCAAGCGCTACATCGTAGACAGGAATAGCTAAATGGAAAGGGGAAAGAGTCATGGTCATCTCCTGCTTTAACACTTTTTTTGGGATCGGATGGCGCGCTGCGCGGCCACTATGCGATTATCCTAGGCTGTGCCATGTAAAAATAAAATCAATTGTTTTTTGATTGATTCACAAATATTACTGATGAAAGAAGCGGCAAATGATACGAGAACTAAAGACCCTAGTTGCCGTTGCCCAGCATGGCACCTTTGCTGCGGCAGGCCAGCAGGTTGGGCTAACCCAAGCGGCGGTCAGTGCGCAAATGAAGCGTTTAGAAGAGGCTCTTGGCATTACCCTATTTGAGCGCAGTGGACGGGCAGCCGTGCTCACCCAGCGGGGGCAAGAAACCCTGCTGCAAGCGCAAACCTTACTTGGGCTGTACGCGACGTTAGGCAACTCGCCTTCCAGCCAAGGGCTTGGCATGCGACTTACCATTGGGGCAATTGCATCTATTCAGCGCACCCTGCTCCCCACTGTTTTAGCGCGCTTTCACCGTCGCTATCCTGAGTGTCATACGCGACTGGTGCCTGGGCTTTCTCTGGACTTGATGAATCAGGTAGATGCTGGTGAGCTGGATATGGCGGTGATTATTCGACCTCCATTTTCGCTACACAGTGATTTACGCTGGACGCCGCTGGCACACGAGCCGTTTCGCTTAATTGTGCCACACCAGCTACCAGGCGATGATTGGCGGGCACTATTAGCTAACAACCCTTTTGTACGCTATGACCGAACATCGTTTGGGGGCCGCCAGGTAGACCGTTTTTTAAGGGACAACCACTGCCAAGTGCGTGACATATGTGAAGTAGATGAGTTGGACGCCATTGTGCAGCTGGTTGCCGATGGCGTGGGCGTAGCGCTAGCCCCTCAACCCAAGGCGCTAAAACGCTGGACTAAAGACGT encodes the following:
- a CDS encoding VOC family protein gives rise to the protein MTLSPFHLAIPVYDVALARAFYNDVFGLEEGRSSDHWVDFNFFGHQLVIHEHPKTPGQESAHTNPVDGHNVPVPHFGVILEWDEWEALAERLKERGTEFVIEPYIRFKGETGEQATMFLLDPCGNALEFKAFKDKSQIFAK
- a CDS encoding LysR substrate-binding domain-containing protein translates to MIRELKTLVAVAQHGTFAAAGQQVGLTQAAVSAQMKRLEEALGITLFERSGRAAVLTQRGQETLLQAQTLLGLYATLGNSPSSQGLGMRLTIGAIASIQRTLLPTVLARFHRRYPECHTRLVPGLSLDLMNQVDAGELDMAVIIRPPFSLHSDLRWTPLAHEPFRLIVPHQLPGDDWRALLANNPFVRYDRTSFGGRQVDRFLRDNHCQVRDICEVDELDAIVQLVADGVGVALAPQPKALKRWTKDVRAIDLGERTFHRDIGLIHRTNGHLGEPARALAQLIGTIAE